One genomic segment of Chitinophaga sancti includes these proteins:
- a CDS encoding SusC/RagA family TonB-linked outer membrane protein produces the protein MLAVFSAASGQRKNEVSLDFKNAPLSKVFKAIKQQTGFAFVSGDVSLNGITVNVKVNNAGIDQAMSVCLGGTGLQYEIVGKIIVIRKEASDNLVDNSPSFPARISGVIVGEMGVALGGATATVKGTKNFTVSRTNGSFTLPGVNADAIIVITYLGYAAQEVAVKNRFDIGTVRLSPNISKLDEINVLAYGQKTSQRFDVGSSVKVTSETIGKQPVGNILQALEGRVAGLVITQSSGLIGSDISVQVRGQNSLDPNSERDNATNVIKNVPLYIVDGVPFPGAAVNQQASSNDGNGNYNYLTGPNGNGSPLSTLSPSEIESITVLKDASSTAIYGSRGANGVILITTKKGKPGKIGMSVSAGSGISIVPTKLKVLGLSDYLALRKEAFANDGLTITSGNAPDLTLWSQTNATDFKKVLIGSPAKTFNGSASISGGGGGFTFLMSGSYGRQNSVYDDHRSSNSYSTHFNFSYSTPDQKFSTTLSALIGALNSNLASTDFYTNAFSLPPNFPLRDENGKLYSWTGTYPNVTNPLLNLNASYQNKMMTTNASLGLNYKILTGLDFQTNIGYNKTQSTQTSLSPSSAVPASLLTYFQPSANFVQSYSQNLAVEPQLNYHTTISKGNLTALLGGTLQKTVNEQPYNIQAYGFPSDLYLSNLALASSYVIHNGYNAYNYASVFSSINYLWDSKYVLSANFRRDGSSKFGLNNLYSNFGSVGLAWIFTEEAFLKNKPVWFDFGKLRGTYGVVGSDAVENYAYLSTYSTTSSSYYAGSNGVTPVRLANQDYKWETTHKLELGLDLGFFKDRIILATAFYRNRTNSQLLSFPLASQTGFNSYVANSPALVQNTGLEFTLNTKNIKSANFTWTTSANVSFAGNKLIAFPNLGSSPYANSYEIGKPVSGLYLFHYTGTDANGSPTYTDVNHDGTYTLNPAINGLKGDMLYMGSSATKMYGGLSNTWKYKALQLDVFFQFTIGAVDQGLLKYISAPPGGLANLPKAVIDKMRELDLSKMFTTYSYSNDFSRLKQSDILLNRCSYARLTNMALSYNLPKRYAKALRVAGLSANIMAQNLAVFTLSGNKYRGIDPETGPVNVPPLKVFNAGLQFSF, from the coding sequence TTGTTAGCAGTATTTAGTGCTGCATCCGGACAAAGAAAGAATGAAGTCAGCCTGGATTTTAAAAACGCACCACTTTCCAAAGTATTTAAAGCAATCAAGCAACAGACAGGATTTGCATTTGTAAGTGGCGATGTCAGCTTGAATGGCATCACCGTTAATGTAAAGGTTAATAATGCCGGTATAGATCAGGCAATGAGCGTCTGTCTGGGTGGAACAGGCCTCCAATATGAGATCGTCGGCAAAATAATTGTCATAAGGAAAGAAGCATCAGATAATCTGGTTGATAACAGCCCGAGTTTTCCTGCAAGGATTTCGGGGGTCATCGTTGGTGAGATGGGGGTAGCACTAGGTGGTGCTACGGCAACTGTAAAAGGAACTAAAAACTTTACGGTATCCCGCACTAATGGCTCTTTTACCCTACCCGGTGTAAATGCAGATGCAATCATTGTAATTACATACCTGGGATATGCAGCACAGGAAGTAGCGGTGAAGAACAGGTTTGATATTGGGACGGTCAGATTAAGCCCCAATATCAGTAAACTGGACGAGATCAATGTGCTTGCCTACGGTCAAAAAACCAGTCAGCGTTTTGATGTTGGATCCTCTGTTAAAGTAACCAGTGAAACCATCGGGAAACAGCCGGTAGGAAATATTCTGCAAGCGCTGGAAGGCAGGGTCGCAGGTTTAGTAATTACCCAGTCAAGCGGTTTAATTGGATCTGACATAAGCGTGCAGGTACGTGGTCAGAACTCACTGGATCCTAATTCAGAAAGGGACAATGCTACCAACGTTATCAAAAACGTACCACTCTATATTGTTGACGGAGTGCCGTTTCCGGGCGCTGCAGTCAATCAGCAGGCCTCTAGCAACGATGGCAATGGAAATTATAACTACCTCACAGGACCTAACGGTAATGGTAGCCCACTTTCAACCCTTAGTCCCAGTGAAATAGAAAGCATCACCGTATTAAAAGATGCCAGTTCAACTGCTATCTATGGTTCCCGTGGGGCTAATGGCGTCATTCTGATCACGACCAAGAAAGGTAAACCGGGGAAAATAGGAATGTCGGTATCTGCAGGATCGGGAATAAGTATTGTTCCTACTAAATTAAAGGTACTTGGCTTGTCTGATTATCTGGCACTCAGAAAGGAAGCATTTGCCAATGATGGATTGACCATTACCTCTGGCAATGCACCAGACCTGACCTTGTGGAGCCAGACGAATGCAACTGATTTTAAAAAAGTGTTAATCGGATCGCCCGCAAAAACATTTAACGGTAGTGCCTCTATTTCCGGCGGCGGTGGTGGTTTTACCTTTCTGATGTCTGGTAGTTATGGTCGTCAGAACTCTGTATATGACGATCACAGGTCTTCCAACAGTTATAGCACACATTTTAATTTTAGCTATAGTACCCCCGATCAAAAATTCAGTACTACACTCTCTGCCCTTATAGGGGCGCTTAACAGCAACCTGGCCAGTACGGATTTCTATACCAATGCATTTTCTTTGCCCCCCAACTTCCCATTACGGGATGAAAATGGGAAATTATATTCGTGGACCGGCACCTATCCTAATGTTACTAATCCGCTATTAAACCTGAATGCGAGTTACCAGAACAAAATGATGACAACTAATGCCTCGTTGGGTTTAAATTATAAGATCTTAACTGGCCTTGATTTTCAAACTAATATCGGGTATAATAAAACACAATCTACACAGACCTCCTTGTCTCCCAGCTCGGCTGTACCTGCTTCGCTGTTAACGTATTTTCAGCCTAGTGCAAATTTTGTACAATCCTATTCACAAAATCTGGCTGTAGAACCTCAGCTGAACTACCATACTACGATTAGCAAAGGTAACCTGACAGCTTTGTTAGGTGGAACCTTACAAAAAACAGTGAATGAACAACCTTATAACATCCAGGCGTATGGATTTCCTTCTGACCTTTACTTGTCTAACCTGGCCCTTGCCAGTAGTTATGTGATTCACAACGGATACAATGCCTACAATTATGCATCTGTTTTTAGCAGTATCAATTATCTGTGGGACAGTAAATATGTACTGTCGGCCAATTTCCGCCGGGATGGTTCTTCCAAGTTTGGCCTGAATAATTTATATAGCAATTTCGGTTCCGTAGGATTAGCCTGGATCTTCACCGAAGAGGCCTTTCTTAAAAATAAACCTGTATGGTTTGATTTTGGAAAATTACGCGGTACCTACGGTGTAGTAGGAAGTGATGCAGTTGAAAATTACGCTTACTTATCTACTTATAGTACCACCTCCAGCAGCTATTACGCGGGTTCAAACGGTGTGACACCTGTCAGACTGGCGAACCAGGACTATAAATGGGAAACCACCCATAAACTTGAATTAGGATTGGATCTCGGTTTTTTTAAAGACAGAATAATTTTAGCCACTGCCTTCTACCGCAACAGGACTAATAGCCAGTTGCTCAGCTTCCCACTTGCTTCCCAGACAGGCTTTAACAGCTATGTTGCAAACTCGCCTGCCCTGGTGCAAAATACAGGCCTTGAGTTTACCCTGAACACAAAAAATATTAAATCGGCTAACTTTACCTGGACGACATCAGCCAACGTTTCGTTTGCCGGGAATAAACTCATCGCCTTTCCAAACTTAGGAAGCTCCCCTTATGCAAACTCTTATGAAATAGGCAAACCCGTTAGTGGCCTTTACCTGTTCCATTATACAGGTACTGATGCAAATGGTTCCCCTACTTATACAGATGTGAACCATGATGGTACTTATACACTGAATCCAGCCATCAATGGTCTGAAAGGTGACATGCTTTATATGGGGAGTTCAGCTACAAAAATGTATGGCGGACTTTCTAATACCTGGAAGTATAAAGCCCTTCAATTAGATGTTTTTTTCCAGTTCACCATTGGCGCGGTCGATCAGGGGCTGCTGAAATACATTTCGGCTCCTCCGGGTGGCCTGGCTAATTTACCTAAAGCTGTTATCGACAAAATGCGCGAACTGGATCTGTCTAAAATGTTCACTACTTATTCCTATTCCAATGATTTTTCCAGGCTCAAACAATCTGATATATTGTTGAACAGATGCTCATATGCAAGACTCACCAATATGGCATTGTCCTACAACCTTCCTAAACGATATGCAAAGGCATTAAGAGTGGCTGGCCTGAGTGCAAACATCATGGCCCAGAACCTGGCTGTCTTTACATTATCAGGCAACAAATACAGGGGAATTGATCCTGAAACGGGTCCTGTCAATGTTCCGCCGTTGAAAGTATTTAATGCAGGTTTACAATTTTCATTCTAA
- a CDS encoding RagB/SusD family nutrient uptake outer membrane protein, producing MKATITCLFILSVISSGCKKLVELDAPKTEVLSTSVFSTDASAQSVITGTYANMINLQAFPYIGYYSSLSADETDPTNTSYLYINFANNTLTPSDYNIPGLWTGLYKTIYQANSIIEGAAVSTGMSDSIKVRLTGEAKFLRALSHFYLVSFFGDVPLITSTDVKVNATMARTATATVYQQIIADLLEAENALPEDYSYYSNERDRPNKYAAAAFLARVYLYTDDYTNAEKQATIALGSSLYSLLQGDDISNIFLKESEESMFALNPATATGQVIFSDAYYYGNGLQYGSLYGSNYVLTDSLVNAFESGDLRYSHWIDSFVYNGTTYYYSTKYKDYNYSQQPTEYSVMFRLSEQYLIRAEARAQLNDLSNAASDLDVIRNRAGLANTTAGTQASLLTAILKERRVELFLEYGHRWLDLKRTGLANTVMAAAKPATWTSTAVLYPVPIDEIESNPALTQNPGY from the coding sequence ATGAAAGCAACAATCACATGCCTGTTTATTTTATCTGTCATCTCATCAGGTTGTAAAAAACTCGTTGAACTGGATGCTCCGAAAACAGAAGTGCTTAGTACATCGGTTTTTAGCACTGATGCCAGTGCACAATCCGTAATAACGGGTACCTATGCCAACATGATCAATTTGCAGGCATTTCCATATATTGGCTATTACAGCAGTCTATCGGCAGACGAGACGGACCCAACGAACACGTCCTACTTATACATAAATTTTGCTAATAACACTTTAACACCTTCGGATTATAATATCCCGGGCTTGTGGACAGGACTTTACAAGACGATTTACCAGGCTAACAGCATCATTGAAGGCGCAGCAGTCTCCACCGGAATGAGTGACTCTATCAAAGTTCGACTGACGGGTGAGGCAAAGTTCCTGCGGGCGCTGAGCCACTTTTACCTGGTTTCTTTTTTTGGTGACGTTCCCCTGATCACTTCTACAGATGTGAAAGTGAATGCAACAATGGCACGCACTGCCACGGCTACCGTTTATCAGCAAATAATAGCAGATTTGCTGGAAGCAGAAAATGCCCTTCCTGAAGATTATTCCTATTACAGTAATGAACGGGACCGCCCTAACAAATATGCAGCTGCCGCTTTCCTGGCCAGGGTATATTTATATACCGACGACTATACCAATGCGGAAAAACAGGCCACGATAGCCCTTGGCAGCAGTTTGTATTCCCTGTTACAGGGTGACGATATCAGCAACATATTTTTAAAAGAAAGTGAGGAAAGTATGTTTGCACTAAACCCGGCCACCGCTACAGGGCAGGTAATATTTAGTGATGCATATTATTACGGCAATGGCCTGCAGTATGGTTCATTGTATGGATCCAACTATGTGCTTACAGACAGTCTTGTGAACGCATTTGAAAGTGGAGATCTTCGTTATTCCCATTGGATTGATTCTTTTGTGTATAATGGAACCACCTATTATTACAGTACCAAGTATAAGGATTATAATTATTCGCAACAACCAACTGAATATAGTGTCATGTTCCGTTTAAGTGAACAATACCTGATCAGGGCGGAAGCACGTGCACAACTGAATGATCTTTCCAATGCTGCTTCAGACCTGGATGTGATCAGGAACAGGGCTGGATTAGCCAATACGACAGCTGGTACACAGGCATCACTCCTGACTGCTATTTTGAAGGAACGTCGTGTGGAGCTTTTTCTGGAATACGGCCATCGCTGGCTCGATCTTAAAAGGACTGGCCTTGCCAATACAGTGATGGCAGCAGCAAAACCTGCTACATGGACATCTACAGCTGTACTATACCCAGTGCCTATCGATGAAATTGAAAGCAATCCTGCTTTAACGCAGAATCCCGGGTATTAA
- a CDS encoding zinc-dependent metalloprotease, producing MPAHAQRKKTADKKSDTTTKSQTSPKTDSIAGPGNVQPFDKVIPADAQVFKGLFTVYKTKDKYYFEIPDSLIGRDFQIISRLEKAPAMLARRKDSYAGADLGSAQISFAKAPGNRLFITEPIYNEAAYDTSNAGLKKALSENALQPVLYVMDIKAYGKDSAMVIDMTDYLNGDQGIITGNIKKILNAQSLQSDRSYVESVHAYPMNIAVSAVKTYSTQNNNSLTTQVNMSFTLLPAIPMPRRYEDERVGYKSYTLIDFDLDLQRAKMVGIINRWRMEPKAADIQDYINGKLVKPVQPIVFYIDPATPKKWVPYLIRAVNDWQKAFEHAGFKEAIYALETPGNDTTWDSEDNRFNTITYTPSIGSTVSSNMVTDSRSGEIIHATIHIEHNVLGNLYYSYIAYAGAIDTGARKPIFDDQLMGELLQRAVSIQVGSSLGLLPNAAGSSTVPVDSLRNMHWLENHGISTTIMEDDVYNSVAQPSDHISRKGILPQLGEYDIWAVYFGYRYFPGIAGTAAEQKLILKLIADSLKANPRLVYGGLNNETVVDPRAQLHDLANNAVAAATLGIQNLKRIIPALPGWTFLPGEIYSPNGNSRLAGVAYAVNELFNRYLKNVVNIFGTYYYSPQGPGSDQKVYQGVPVIQQKNAMSFLRTNVFDKEPDWLLTKEIENKCLALPYNNLIYQPGIDLLGNSLLSMDLLKNVNLMGERFGPTVTYNLTSYLHDLDKAIWSELGTSKSVSSYRSRLQQTYVQSMEKVINTPRDRATMNTIAIVRGHLINLKNQVTTTANLSQDSKTKEHYKDIIAKLDNLTDPKRTTPAMPVLPGNNQGISSFYKAINGDDDSEVTY from the coding sequence ATGCCAGCGCACGCGCAGAGAAAGAAAACGGCTGATAAAAAATCAGATACCACAACAAAAAGTCAGACTTCACCCAAAACGGATTCAATAGCCGGACCTGGAAATGTGCAACCTTTTGACAAAGTGATTCCAGCAGACGCCCAGGTATTCAAAGGGTTATTTACTGTTTATAAGACAAAAGATAAATACTATTTCGAAATTCCTGATTCTCTTATTGGTAGGGACTTCCAGATCATTAGCAGGCTCGAAAAAGCTCCTGCAATGCTGGCAAGAAGAAAAGATTCATATGCCGGCGCCGATTTAGGTAGTGCTCAGATCAGTTTTGCAAAAGCGCCAGGCAACCGCTTGTTCATAACCGAGCCAATTTACAATGAGGCTGCCTATGATACCTCTAATGCCGGCCTGAAGAAGGCATTATCTGAAAATGCCCTTCAGCCGGTTCTGTATGTAATGGATATTAAGGCTTATGGAAAAGACTCGGCTATGGTGATCGATATGACAGATTACCTGAATGGAGATCAGGGCATCATCACCGGCAATATCAAAAAAATACTCAACGCACAGTCATTACAAAGTGACCGGTCCTACGTTGAGTCGGTGCATGCTTATCCTATGAATATTGCTGTAAGTGCGGTGAAGACTTATTCAACACAGAACAACAATTCGTTGACAACACAAGTAAATATGTCGTTCACGCTGTTGCCCGCAATACCAATGCCCCGCCGGTATGAGGATGAACGTGTAGGTTATAAAAGCTATACCCTTATCGACTTCGACCTGGACCTGCAGCGGGCTAAAATGGTAGGTATTATTAACCGCTGGAGGATGGAACCAAAGGCTGCAGACATACAGGACTATATAAATGGTAAACTGGTAAAGCCTGTTCAGCCTATTGTATTCTATATTGATCCCGCTACACCCAAAAAATGGGTGCCGTATCTGATACGGGCTGTTAACGACTGGCAAAAAGCATTTGAACATGCGGGCTTTAAAGAGGCTATTTATGCATTGGAAACACCCGGAAATGATACTACCTGGGATAGCGAGGATAACCGGTTTAACACCATTACTTACACTCCATCTATAGGTAGTACCGTTTCGTCAAATATGGTAACAGATTCCAGGAGCGGAGAAATCATACATGCAACTATTCACATTGAGCACAACGTACTGGGTAACCTGTATTACTCATATATAGCTTATGCCGGCGCCATTGATACCGGTGCAAGAAAACCAATATTTGATGATCAGCTGATGGGGGAACTTTTACAACGTGCGGTATCCATCCAGGTAGGTTCCTCCCTTGGCCTGTTACCAAATGCGGCAGGTTCTTCTACCGTACCGGTAGACAGTCTGCGAAACATGCATTGGCTGGAAAACCATGGCATTAGTACAACGATCATGGAAGATGATGTATATAATTCTGTTGCACAGCCATCTGATCATATTTCGAGGAAAGGGATTTTACCACAACTGGGAGAATATGATATTTGGGCTGTTTATTTTGGTTACCGCTATTTCCCCGGCATAGCAGGTACAGCGGCCGAACAGAAACTAATATTGAAATTGATCGCAGATAGTTTAAAGGCTAACCCCAGACTGGTTTACGGAGGCCTTAATAATGAAACTGTAGTGGATCCAAGGGCACAGCTGCACGACTTAGCAAACAATGCAGTTGCAGCGGCTACATTAGGTATTCAGAACCTGAAGAGAATCATCCCTGCATTACCCGGCTGGACATTCCTTCCAGGTGAGATTTACAGTCCTAATGGTAATAGCCGATTAGCTGGCGTAGCGTACGCGGTGAATGAACTTTTTAACAGGTACCTTAAAAATGTGGTAAATATTTTCGGCACTTATTACTATTCACCACAAGGGCCAGGTTCCGATCAGAAAGTATATCAGGGTGTACCTGTTATCCAACAAAAAAATGCCATGTCATTCCTGCGCACCAATGTGTTTGACAAGGAACCGGACTGGTTGCTGACGAAGGAAATTGAGAATAAGTGCCTGGCGCTTCCATATAATAATCTCATTTACCAACCTGGAATTGACTTGCTTGGAAACTCCTTGCTTAGCATGGACCTATTGAAGAACGTGAATTTAATGGGCGAACGTTTTGGACCAACAGTCACTTATAATCTAACCTCTTACTTACATGACCTGGATAAGGCTATCTGGTCTGAACTGGGTACTTCTAAAAGCGTGAGCAGCTATCGCAGCCGCCTACAGCAAACCTATGTTCAGAGTATGGAAAAGGTGATTAATACCCCGCGCGACAGAGCCACAATGAATACGATAGCCATCGTCAGGGGGCATTTGATAAACCTGAAAAATCAGGTGACTACCACTGCCAACCTGAGCCAGGATAGCAAAACCAAAGAACATTATAAAGATATTATTGCAAAACTGGATAATCTGACAGATCCTAAAAGGACGACGCCAGCAATGCCTGTTTTGCCTGGAAACAATCAAGGTATCAGCAGCTTTTATAAGGCAATAAATGGTGATGATGATAGCGAGGTGACTTATTAA
- a CDS encoding zinc-dependent metalloprotease encodes MLDKRILSLLLLLIAFPLAGRSQGGIIGAAASTPVNEIVPFDKLIPADAKISHGVFNIYQVKEKYYLEISDSLINRQFHLVNRILQASAAVDKIKEGYAGDEIGNTPIVFLKGSDNKIYLSSSFSFDRSRDTTPNGMANVLSRNTISSFDFAFAIRSYGRDNKSFIIDVTDLFSGNSALLVGRLNSSQFQSDKSYIERIRSFPTNLEIQTIKTYGTGKGDSTATLRLNTSILLLPVIPMRERFYDPRVGYFTPFNFDYDKDPQRAAMVLKVNRWRLEPKPEDIDKYMRGELVEPVKPIVFYIDPATPKVWVPYLIQGVNDWQVAFERAGFRNAIIAKEVPADDTAWSMDDARYSVIVYKPSLLANAQGPSVNDYRSGEIIESHVGWYHNVMTLLHSWYMIQAGANDPGARHQQFSNELMGQLIRFVSSHEIGHTLGLKHNFGSSSIIPVDSLRNKKWVEAHGHTPSIMDYARFNYVAQPEDSISEKGIFPRVGDYDKWAIEWGYRLFPQLADARADADMLFKMTTDSLRNNKRLYYGEQALFGLIDSRCQDEDLSEDVMTANDYGIKNLKRVITQLHAWTSMPDDKFGKRSGNGLRREYSAFLSQFAKYQSHVINTIGLGFYDNITATDCVPVFNLIPKAKQQAAVAFLNAQLFAKEPEWLTPDAIIDLVWPPDAGVLTQAMANDVLNELLVPQKLINLDNAEALYGEKTYSLHDFLADMNKGIWNDLSGAQPVSSYHRFLQQNYISSMLTMIKEVKNGAVSATIRGHIQGIEGKIRRILLMVRDEETIYHYNDILLQMDALRHPAS; translated from the coding sequence ATGCTTGATAAAAGAATATTATCCCTGCTTTTGCTGCTGATTGCATTTCCTTTAGCTGGGCGATCACAGGGAGGAATAATAGGAGCAGCTGCTTCGACACCTGTTAATGAAATCGTTCCATTCGACAAACTAATACCAGCTGATGCTAAAATCAGTCATGGCGTATTTAACATTTACCAGGTAAAGGAGAAATATTACCTGGAAATCAGTGACTCACTTATAAACCGACAATTTCATCTTGTCAACCGTATTCTGCAGGCCTCTGCAGCAGTCGATAAAATAAAAGAGGGGTATGCTGGTGACGAAATTGGTAATACTCCCATTGTCTTTTTAAAAGGTAGCGATAACAAAATATACCTGAGTAGTTCTTTTTCTTTTGACCGCTCGCGGGATACCACTCCCAACGGTATGGCCAATGTACTGAGCAGGAATACCATTTCGAGTTTTGACTTCGCATTTGCTATCAGGTCTTATGGACGTGACAACAAATCGTTTATTATCGACGTGACCGACTTATTCTCAGGAAATAGTGCTTTGTTGGTGGGCCGTTTAAATTCCTCTCAATTTCAATCAGACAAGTCTTATATTGAAAGGATCAGGTCATTCCCAACTAACCTGGAAATTCAAACGATAAAAACTTACGGCACCGGAAAGGGAGATAGCACTGCTACATTACGACTCAATACCTCTATTTTATTGCTGCCGGTCATCCCGATGAGAGAGCGGTTTTATGACCCGCGGGTAGGTTATTTTACGCCTTTCAATTTTGATTATGACAAAGATCCGCAGCGGGCAGCGATGGTATTAAAAGTTAACCGCTGGAGATTAGAGCCTAAGCCGGAGGATATAGATAAGTATATGCGCGGAGAGTTAGTGGAGCCGGTAAAACCTATTGTATTCTATATCGACCCGGCTACACCAAAAGTCTGGGTGCCATATCTGATTCAGGGCGTTAACGACTGGCAGGTAGCTTTTGAAAGGGCAGGGTTCAGGAATGCCATCATCGCGAAAGAAGTGCCTGCAGATGATACCGCCTGGAGTATGGACGATGCCCGTTACAGTGTAATAGTGTATAAACCATCTTTACTGGCAAATGCACAAGGGCCTTCGGTCAATGATTACCGCAGTGGTGAAATTATCGAATCACATGTAGGCTGGTACCATAATGTTATGACATTACTTCACAGCTGGTACATGATTCAGGCTGGTGCCAACGATCCGGGAGCCCGACATCAGCAATTCAGCAATGAGCTTATGGGACAACTGATCCGCTTCGTATCTTCTCATGAAATAGGGCATACACTGGGTCTTAAGCATAATTTTGGTTCGTCGTCCATTATTCCGGTAGATAGCCTGCGTAACAAAAAATGGGTGGAAGCACACGGACATACGCCTTCTATCATGGACTATGCGCGTTTTAATTATGTAGCACAACCAGAAGATAGTATATCAGAAAAAGGTATATTCCCAAGGGTAGGGGACTATGATAAATGGGCGATTGAATGGGGATACCGGTTATTTCCACAGCTAGCGGATGCACGTGCTGACGCTGACATGCTATTTAAAATGACCACTGACAGCCTGCGTAATAATAAGCGGTTGTATTATGGTGAACAGGCTCTTTTTGGGTTGATTGATTCCAGGTGCCAGGATGAGGATTTGAGTGAAGATGTAATGACAGCCAATGATTATGGTATAAAAAATCTGAAACGGGTGATTACGCAACTCCATGCATGGACGAGCATGCCGGACGATAAGTTTGGTAAAAGATCCGGAAACGGGCTACGCAGGGAATATTCTGCTTTTTTATCGCAGTTTGCCAAATATCAGAGTCACGTCATCAACACGATCGGCCTGGGATTTTATGACAACATAACAGCAACAGACTGTGTGCCTGTATTTAATTTAATTCCTAAAGCTAAACAACAGGCAGCGGTTGCTTTTTTAAACGCACAGTTATTTGCAAAGGAACCTGAATGGCTTACACCTGATGCAATTATTGACCTGGTCTGGCCTCCGGATGCCGGTGTACTCACTCAGGCAATGGCTAACGACGTACTAAACGAACTGCTGGTTCCACAGAAACTGATTAACCTGGACAATGCCGAAGCACTGTATGGAGAAAAAACTTATAGCCTGCATGATTTCTTAGCAGATATGAATAAGGGTATATGGAACGACCTGTCTGGTGCGCAACCCGTAAGTAGTTATCACCGGTTCCTACAGCAGAACTATATCAGCTCTATGCTGACGATGATAAAAGAAGTTAAAAATGGCGCTGTTTCAGCCACCATTAGGGGACACATTCAGGGAATAGAAGGGAAGATCCGAAGAATACTACTTATGGTTAGAGATGAGGAAACCATTTACCATTATAACGACATTTTGTTGCAAATGGACGCCCTTAGGCACCCTGCTTCCTGA